In Afipia sp. GAS231, a single window of DNA contains:
- a CDS encoding helix-turn-helix transcriptional regulator yields MSKTQRPLSPYAADAAALLGQLIRKARIERKLKAVDVTDRAGISRGLLRRIETGDPGCTIGAVFEVSTIVGVRLFDADQTALSKAVETNREIMALLPKSVRNPRIEADDDF; encoded by the coding sequence ATGTCCAAAACCCAGCGCCCACTCTCTCCCTATGCCGCTGACGCGGCGGCCCTTCTTGGCCAGCTCATTCGCAAAGCGCGCATCGAACGAAAGCTCAAGGCCGTCGATGTGACCGACCGGGCAGGGATCTCGCGTGGTCTCCTGCGGCGCATCGAGACGGGTGATCCGGGATGCACGATCGGCGCGGTGTTCGAGGTCTCGACAATTGTCGGCGTGCGACTATTCGATGCCGATCAGACAGCGCTATCCAAGGCGGTCGAGACCAATCGCGAAATAATGGCACTGCTGCCGAAATCGGTTCGCAATCCGCGTATCGAGGCCGACGATGACTTCTGA
- a CDS encoding DUF736 domain-containing protein, whose translation MANIGSFKKSGEEFHGEIVTLSLQTRGVRIIPETDRTNDNAPSHRVYVGRAEIGAAWPKRSAEGRDYLSVKLDDPSFNAPIYANLFDDEDAETLSLIWSRSRRPNGD comes from the coding sequence ATGGCTAACATCGGCTCATTCAAGAAATCCGGCGAGGAATTCCACGGCGAAATCGTCACCCTGAGCCTTCAGACCAGGGGCGTCCGCATTATCCCCGAGACCGACCGGACCAACGACAACGCGCCGAGCCACCGGGTCTATGTCGGTCGTGCCGAGATCGGCGCCGCCTGGCCGAAGCGCTCCGCCGAGGGCCGCGATTATCTCTCGGTCAAGCTGGACGATCCGAGCTTCAACGCGCCGATCTACGCCAACCTCTTCGACGACGAAGACGCCGAGACCCTCAGCCTCATCTGGTCCCGCAGCCGCAGGCCGAATGGCGACTGA
- a CDS encoding DUF2493 domain-containing protein: MTIDLKEQAYEPPQTTSPTDHILTELQLHGYRPFQDEPDPRSLPEARTIAGAVADIFDALTATLSDTRLEPDLEDLLWSTVNLFHRAGERVERELDDNEQAQKRSQRDQDGSEIRSVELERLTAEGMSLIERRDVMELFRDQAAEHFARQIGSHWHPRSGSKVNHRALTSAVIDSRDFLAAKRRANTEVMLPPGPKIAFTGGLDCNDHRLIWDKLDQVHAKHPGMVLLHGGSPKGAELIAARWADHRKVPQISFKPDWTKHAKAAPFKRNDQMLDALPIGVIAFPGTGIQENLADKARKLGIPVWNFGNGGA; this comes from the coding sequence ATGACCATCGACCTCAAGGAACAGGCCTACGAGCCGCCACAGACAACATCCCCGACCGATCACATCCTTACCGAGCTTCAACTCCATGGCTATCGGCCCTTCCAGGATGAGCCCGACCCGCGATCGCTTCCCGAAGCCCGTACCATCGCCGGTGCCGTCGCCGATATCTTCGACGCACTCACCGCTACCTTGAGCGACACTCGCCTCGAACCTGATCTTGAGGACCTGCTGTGGTCGACGGTCAATCTCTTCCACCGCGCCGGCGAGCGGGTCGAACGTGAACTCGACGACAATGAGCAGGCGCAAAAGCGCAGCCAACGCGACCAGGATGGCTCCGAGATCCGCTCAGTCGAACTGGAGCGTCTCACCGCCGAGGGCATGAGTTTGATCGAACGCCGCGATGTCATGGAACTGTTCCGCGACCAAGCTGCCGAACACTTCGCCCGCCAAATCGGATCGCACTGGCACCCGCGCAGCGGCTCGAAGGTTAATCATCGTGCCCTGACTTCCGCCGTCATCGACAGCCGCGACTTCCTCGCCGCCAAGCGCCGGGCCAATACCGAGGTTATGTTGCCTCCCGGTCCGAAGATCGCCTTCACCGGCGGCCTCGACTGCAACGATCATCGTCTGATCTGGGACAAGCTCGATCAGGTCCATGCCAAGCATCCCGGCATGGTTCTCTTGCACGGCGGTTCGCCGAAGGGGGCTGAACTTATCGCCGCGCGCTGGGCCGACCACCGTAAAGTTCCGCAAATTTCTTTTAAGCCCGATTGGACCAAACACGCCAAGGCAGCACCGTTCAAGCGCAACGATCAGATGCTCGACGCGCTGCCGATCGGTGTCATCGCCTTCCCCGGCACCGGCATTCAGGAGAACCTGGCTGACAAGGCGCGGAAGCTTGGCATCCCCGTCTGGAACTTCGGCAACGGTGGTGCGTAA